TCGCTGAAGTGGCTGACGACCTCAACGGCCAGTGCTCCGGCGGGCAGCGCGTGCGTCCAGGCTGAAAATCTGGTGCGGGGAGCCAGGTACCGCCGCCCGCCCATGGCCCGGGCCACGTCGGAGAAGGGGCCCACCAGGACAGTCAGTGCCACACCGCCGGTTTCCGGGTCCAGCACCCCGGCGGCCAGTTCCGCCAGGGTGACGCCCACGGGGCCCTGGGGGCGGGCATGGGCAGTGGAGATCAGCCGGCACAAGGCCGCGTAGCCCGCTCCGGGACGCAGTGCCTGGCCCCCGTGGGCCAGGATGGCGACCCGTCCAGCTTCGACGAGGGGAACCCGGACTCCGGCAGGGGCCGACGTCCGGCCTGAGGCGCCGGCGCCTGCAGCTGCGGTCCGGCCTGGGGCGCCTGCCCGCCCGTCCGCCTGTACAGTCCTTCCCGCCGATTCTCCCCTTCCCGCCGAATCTCCGGGTTCCAGGATGGCCAGGTCCACGCCGAGGATGGGGTCGATCCCGGCTGCCATGCAGGCCTTGACGTGCTTGATGGCACCGTAGAGCCCATCCCGGTCGGTGCTGGCCAGGGCGTCGGCGCCGTCGGCCGCCGCAGCCTCCACCAGGTCCTCGGGCCACGAAACGCCGTAGTGGGCGCTGTAGGCGCTGGCCACATGCAAATGCACGAACTTAGGCACCAGGGTCCAGCTCTTCCACCGATTCGCTTAACGCGTCATGAACTTTAATGACCCGCCACCGGCCTGCGGGCAGGTACCTCACCAGGTCGAGGGTCAACAGGGGGGCATCGCCGGAAGCCTCGTCGCGGCGCACCTGGACCCGCCAGATTTCCCTGTCCACCAGGCCCACTCCCGCCCCTGGCGCGGCGCGGGTTTCCTCGTCCCACCAGTTGCGCCGGCGGTACCACCGGACGGGTTCGGCTGCGAGCGTGTAGCGGCTGCCGCGCCATGACAGATGCAGCGGCTGTCCACCGGTGCTCTCCTTCACCCCTATGCTGTCGCTGAATGTGCCCATGCGTGTCCGCCACCTCCGCCTGCCGCACCACGCGCCATGCAATATGTACACGGCGCTCATTGTTCACTAGAAAATATATTCTAATGAAATTAGTGTACGCTCACTTCACGCGGCAAGAAAGCCGCCCATTGGGAAGAATTCCACGCCGAACGGGCATTTACCCGGCCGGTCGGACGTTAAGCAATTACCCTGCCACGGCACCGGCGTCAGGATGCATCAGGCCTTCGACGCAGTTCGAGCTGCTGGCGCCTCAACGATTTAAGGAGCGCCCCATGACAGACATGGTCACCCTCATCGCCAGGACAACGCCGCTTGAACGTGAACTCAAAACCACGTCGCGGACAGTGGAAGAATCCGATCTTCCCCGTCTGGGCGAGCTCTACTTCACCGCCTACGACCCTGGCATCGCCGGTGAAACGCTGCAGGTCGCCGTGGACAGCATGCGCGCCTCCCTGGCCGGCAAGTACGGGCAGTTCCTGCCCAAGGCCTCCCACGTGGCCTTGGACGAAAACGACAAGATCGTGGCCGCCGTGCTCGTGGTGGAACGGGCCCTTGGACCGGAGACACCGGAGACCCCGTTCATCATTGAACTCATCACCGACCGCAGCCACCGCCGGCAGGGCCTGGCCGAGGACCTGGTCCTGGCCACCATGGACACGCTGTTCAACGAGGGCAAGGAAGAAGTGGCGCTGCGCGTTGAGGAAAGCAACTCCGCGGCCCTGGCCCTCTACCTCTCCCTCGACTTCCGCCGGTGGACCCCGGACGACGACGAAGATTAGGACGAGGACCAGGCCGCCGGAACGGTGCAGCAACAGCTGAACTTCATCACCCTGGGGGTCCGCGATGTTGCGCGCTCCCGCAGTTTTTATGTTGACGGGCTGGGATGGACACCGCGGCTGGAGGTGCCTGCCGAGGTCATCTTCCTCCAGGTCAACCACGGTCTGGTCCTTTCGCTGTGGAGCCGTGCACAAATGGCCGCGGAGCTGGGCGTTTCCGAGGACAAACTCCAGGCCGGCACCTCTCCGCTCACCCTGAGTCACAACGTGGGCAGCCCCGGAGAGGTCGACGCCGTGGTGCGCCAGGCGCGGGAGGCCGGGGCCGACGTCGTCCATCCGCCCAGGCAGCAGGCCTGGGGCGGGTACAGCGGCTACTTTGCCGATCCCGACGGCTTCCGCTGGGAAGTGGCCTTCAACCCCACCTGGGCCGTGGACGACGCCGGCAACGTCACCGTTTGAGCGAGCCGGCCTGCGTGCCCTGGGCATGCCGGCCGGCTGGGAATCATCTGGGACTTCCCGGTAAATTGCGCCGTTTCCGCCGGTACCGGCGCGGTGCCGTGTGACGATGGGAGGCAGGTGCCCGGCGCAGCGGCGGGCCAACGATCCGCCCGGCTTGGGGCGCGCAGCAAGGAGCAAACCCATGAGCCTGTATGACCAGTTGATTCTCCGCGACCGGCGGAGGGTGCGCCGGCGCCGCACAACCTTCGCGTTGCTGGCGGTGGTGGTGGCCGCCGTCCTGGTGGCCGTTGGCCTGGTGGTGGCCACCGTGGTTCAGGCCAACAACAACGTCATGCGCTCCGATGCGCTCAACGGGGCGCAGTCGGTGCCGAAACTGACCAAGGACACCAATATTTTGGTCATGGGGCTGGATTCGCGCGTCGACGAGAAGGGCCAGCCGCTCTCCGCCGCCGTGTACAGCGCCCTTGATGCCGGGAACCAATCGACCGGCGGCTACAACGCCAACGTGCTCATGCTGGTCCACATCCCGGCCGACGGGTCCAAGGCCACGGCCATGTCCATTCCCCGGGACGACTACGTCCAGCTTGCGGGCATTCCCGGCCAGCCCCTCGACGCCAAGATCAAGGAAGCCTACGGCTACGGTCTCGCGGCCAAGCAGACGGCTTTGCTCGCCGCCGGCAAGCCGAACGACCAGGCGACCTACCAGCAGGCCCGGGAGGCCGGACGCAAGGCAGAGATCGCCACCGTCTCGAAGTTCCTCGGCAGCGTCCACATCGACCATTTTGTCGAGGTCACCATGGCCGGTTTCTACGAGGTGGCCCAGGCCGTGGCGCCCATCACCGTCTGCGTCAACCAGGCCACGCAGGACAC
This genomic stretch from Arthrobacter dokdonellae harbors:
- a CDS encoding GNAT family N-acetyltransferase, with amino-acid sequence MTDMVTLIARTTPLERELKTTSRTVEESDLPRLGELYFTAYDPGIAGETLQVAVDSMRASLAGKYGQFLPKASHVALDENDKIVAAVLVVERALGPETPETPFIIELITDRSHRRQGLAEDLVLATMDTLFNEGKEEVALRVEESNSAALALYLSLDFRRWTPDDDED
- a CDS encoding DUF6504 family protein, with translation MGTFSDSIGVKESTGGQPLHLSWRGSRYTLAAEPVRWYRRRNWWDEETRAAPGAGVGLVDREIWRVQVRRDEASGDAPLLTLDLVRYLPAGRWRVIKVHDALSESVEELDPGA
- a CDS encoding LCP family protein, giving the protein MSLYDQLILRDRRRVRRRRTTFALLAVVVAAVLVAVGLVVATVVQANNNVMRSDALNGAQSVPKLTKDTNILVMGLDSRVDEKGQPLSAAVYSALDAGNQSTGGYNANVLMLVHIPADGSKATAMSIPRDDYVQLAGIPGQPLDAKIKEAYGYGLAAKQTALLAAGKPNDQATYQQAREAGRKAEIATVSKFLGSVHIDHFVEVTMAGFYEVAQAVAPITVCVNQATQDTYSGANFVKGVQKINAKQAMAFVRQRRDTTNPSYSFSDLDRERRQQAFIVSVIHQLKQAGTFTDIPKMQQVLTAVSSNIVVDSGLNLLDMAQQAGSITSGNISFTTLPITGFGTSPAGESINTVDVAQVQAAVKELLAPKAPAKKPATAPPAAGAPAASGTASSGASGTGSAPGSGSSAGPSPASATKAPAKTPATTTYSDWTGALQGGSVTCVK
- a CDS encoding VOC family protein, whose translation is MQQQLNFITLGVRDVARSRSFYVDGLGWTPRLEVPAEVIFLQVNHGLVLSLWSRAQMAAELGVSEDKLQAGTSPLTLSHNVGSPGEVDAVVRQAREAGADVVHPPRQQAWGGYSGYFADPDGFRWEVAFNPTWAVDDAGNVTV